The Coleofasciculus chthonoplastes PCC 7420 sequence CGGCGATTTACAGTGGAAGCCAAGAGGTTTTTGATGATAACGCGGGTCATGTTCTGCAAAAAGGTCTTCCGGCGTCGGTGTGTGATAAAACAGCCGCTAACCTCGGTACATCTAAGGATATTCTGATTACTGATTCCACCTGGCACTATACTGGCGGCGGTTGCTGTTAAAGGTGTGAAATCGAGGTGAATCAGGCGCACATTAGTTATTGATGTCAATGTAGAGACGCGCCATGGCGCGTCTCTACCATAAGATGCGTCCTAACCGCTATGGCGATTGCTATAATACCAAATCCGCCTTTATCACCCCCTTTTTCCACGGCGATTGAAATCGCTGCTACACAAACAAAGTCCGCCTGCGCGGACTAGATTATAACGGGGGTAGCTAACCCGGATTTGGTATAATTCGTCATCTCCTAGTTTCCATCTGCTTCTAATTTATCCTTTAATTCCTGACAATCTTTCGCTGGCGGTATGCCTAATGCTGTTGCAAGTGTTAACGCTTGTTTGCAATAGTCTAGTGCGAGATTGAAATTACCTAATTTATAGTGGATTTCTGCTAAGTTTTTAAAGGCTTCCGCTTCAGAAGAACGATCGCCAATCTCCTGAAAAATTTCTAATGCTTTCTGGGAATAGTCTAACGCTTCTGAATACTGTTCAAGTTTACGGAACGTTACTCCTATATTACCCAAAGCACATCCCTCTCCGTAGCGGTTGCCAATCTCCCTGGCAATTGTAAAATGTTGCTGGTGATACTCGATAGCAAGGCTGTAGTTTCCTAGAGATTTGTAAGCATTGCCCAAACCACCCAAGGCATTTCCCTCACCTTGGCGGTTGCCAATCTCCCTAGCAATTATTAAACTTTGCTGATTATACTTGATAGCACCGCTGTAGTCTTCTAGAGATGCGTAAGCATTGCCCAAACAACCCAAAGCAAATCCCTCACCATAGCGATCGCCAATCTCCCTGGCGATAGTCAAACTCTGCTGGTAACAATTGATGGCACAGCTATAATCTCCGAGAGCGTCGTAAGTAATTCCCAGATTACCCAAGGCTATTCCTTCACCACAGCGATCGCCAATCTCTTTAGCAATAGTTAAATGTTGCTGGTTATACTCAATAGCACGGTTATAGTCTCCTAGAGCGTGATAAGCATTGCCCAAATTACCCCAAGCTCTTCCTTCACCATTGCGATCGCCAATTTCCCTAGCAATAGTTAAATGCTGCTGATGATACTCGATAGCACGACTATAGTCTCCTAGAGAACGATAAGTATTGCCTAGATTGCCTAGGGCTGTTCCCTCACCGTAGCGATCGCCAATTTCTCTGGCAATAGTCAAACATTGCTGGAGATAATCAATAGCACGGCTATAGTCTCCGAGAGCGTCGTAAGCATTACTCAGATTACCCAAGGCACATTCTTCACCGTAGCGATCGCCAATTTCCCTAGCAATAGTCAAATGCGGCTGATGATACTTGATGGCAAGTCTGTAGTCTCCGAGAGCGTCGTAAGCATTGCCTAGATCACCCAAGACACCTCCCTCATCCTGGCGATCGCCAATTTTTTTTACAATGGTTAAACGCTGCTGGTGATACTCAATAGCACGGCTGTACTCTCCTAGAGATTGGTAAGCATTGCCCAGATTACCCAAAGCTTTTGCCTCGCATTTACGATCGCCAATCTCTCTAGCAATGGTTAAATACTGCTGAGAATATATAATGATTTCTCGATAATAGCCCCAAATTAGAAGCTGCCGGAGCAAGTTATTACCAGATATCGGCTCAATCTCTAAAATATCAAGTGCCTTTTTCCAATCTTCTATCTGATAAAAATGGTGAAAGGCTTCCAGATAAGCCTGTACCTGCTCAATTTTGTCTCTATTGGGTTCAGGTTGATAGGCATTTAGCCACATCTGGGCGGCAATTTTATGCGCCTTATACCATGCTGATTCATTGTTCGTTTTTAGCAGTTCGTAAGCAGTATTACGAACTAAATTATGCTGACGTAGCAGAACTTGACTTCCTTGAATACCTTCCCGAATCACCAACGCCCGCAATTTTAACGTATTCAACACCGTGGCTTTTTCCGCCTCTGTTGTATCCCCTAACATAGCAAACCAAAACGATTCTGGTACAGGACGACGATAAACGGAACTGCTCAAGAGCAAATTAAACCCCAAAGAAACATCTCTGGCTAATCGTCCCAGAGATATCCGCACCCGTTCCTTGACTTTCAACTGCAACGCATCATTCCCAGGTACAGCTTCAATTGCCGCAAATTCCTGCTGGTAACGCTGCCAGTATCCCACGACATCACCCGCAAATTCTGCCAAAATTTCCCCAGCGATTACTTCAATCACTAAAGGATGTCCTTCATAGGCTTTACCGATGCGTTCCAGATAGGATTTAGCCTCTGGTGAAATCGTCACTTCGGCTTGATTCAAGTGCTTTTCAAATAACTCTAATTGCTCTGAGTATGACAATCCTGGTAGTTGAATATTCTGCCAGGTTTTGAACTTACAACTGGCAAACGATGTCGGTAACTCCTGAGAAGTTACTATCAGCCTACTCTGGCACTCTGTCCCTACTAACACGGCTTGAAAGAACTGCCACCACTGCTTATATGGCTCCTGAAATTCAGTTCGTGCGGCTAAACCTGTCTTTCCGAATAACAACGCTTCTAAAGAATCAATCTGGACTAAATAAGGATGACGGCGGAGTTTTTGGACTAAGCGATTGAGTAATAAATCGGGGTGTTTGCGATCCTCTGTTGTCACCCTTTCGTTTAAATTCCTCAGCAGTTTTTCCGCTGCGCTGACAAAATCTCGTATTGTCTCATCATCAAAGGTAACAGGCGGCAAATACTGCCACTCTTGTTGTAATTCTACCGCCAAGCGTTCAGCTAAGGCTGTTTTCCCTTGTCCGGTAATGCCAGTAATCAGCAAAATTCGGCAGTTTCCCCGTAGTTTTTCACGCCACTGGGTAATAATTTCGGTTCGACCAACCCATGTCTCCTCAGCATAAGCCGTAAACGTTACAGGGGGAACGGTTGACTCAGTGGAGTTTTCATCAACAATTTCTTGCCAATTCTCTATCCCAACAGCCTGACAAATTCCAATAAAGGCATCTTGCTGA is a genomic window containing:
- a CDS encoding tetratricopeptide repeat protein, yielding MAVTLKASKPGREKVDQARRKKGWTATAAAWYQDAKTSAATLKRFRRGLPIQQDAFIGICQAVGIENWQEIVDENSTESTVPPVTFTAYAEETWVGRTEIITQWREKLRGNCRILLITGITGQGKTALAERLAVELQQEWQYLPPVTFDDETIRDFVSAAEKLLRNLNERVTTEDRKHPDLLLNRLVQKLRRHPYLVQIDSLEALLFGKTGLAARTEFQEPYKQWWQFFQAVLVGTECQSRLIVTSQELPTSFASCKFKTWQNIQLPGLSYSEQLELFEKHLNQAEVTISPEAKSYLERIGKAYEGHPLVIEVIAGEILAEFAGDVVGYWQRYQQEFAAIEAVPGNDALQLKVKERVRISLGRLARDVSLGFNLLLSSSVYRRPVPESFWFAMLGDTTEAEKATVLNTLKLRALVIREGIQGSQVLLRQHNLVRNTAYELLKTNNESAWYKAHKIAAQMWLNAYQPEPNRDKIEQVQAYLEAFHHFYQIEDWKKALDILEIEPISGNNLLRQLLIWGYYREIIIYSQQYLTIAREIGDRKCEAKALGNLGNAYQSLGEYSRAIEYHQQRLTIVKKIGDRQDEGGVLGDLGNAYDALGDYRLAIKYHQPHLTIAREIGDRYGEECALGNLSNAYDALGDYSRAIDYLQQCLTIAREIGDRYGEGTALGNLGNTYRSLGDYSRAIEYHQQHLTIAREIGDRNGEGRAWGNLGNAYHALGDYNRAIEYNQQHLTIAKEIGDRCGEGIALGNLGITYDALGDYSCAINCYQQSLTIAREIGDRYGEGFALGCLGNAYASLEDYSGAIKYNQQSLIIAREIGNRQGEGNALGGLGNAYKSLGNYSLAIEYHQQHFTIAREIGNRYGEGCALGNIGVTFRKLEQYSEALDYSQKALEIFQEIGDRSSEAEAFKNLAEIHYKLGNFNLALDYCKQALTLATALGIPPAKDCQELKDKLEADGN